A single window of Desulfobacterales bacterium DNA harbors:
- a CDS encoding RtcB family protein, with the protein MTITLKKIDEYRWEVPKTGNMRVPGRIFAAEAMLRGADQQEPLKQVANVATLPGIQSASLAMPDIHWGYGFPIGGVAAFDWNSGIISPGGVGYDINCGVRLATTSLEEKDARPKLESLVTALYQNIPAGIGSTGSVKLSTAEEKKVLKEGSRWAVRQGFGDPADIDRTEDGGCLAFAQPEVVSDRALERGKKQLGTLGAGNHFVEVGVVDTIYDQNVAQVFGLFEGQVTLMLHSGSRGLGYQVCDDFLASMTKQVAKLGYDLPDRQLACAPIQSEAGRRYFGAMACAANYAWANRQILLHHSREVFARVFGIGPRDLRMNLLYDVCHNIAKKEAHVVDGSPVTVCVHRKGATRAFPPGHPALCEEYRPVGQPILIPGDMGTASYILVGTQKAMQETFGSTCHGAGRVLSRTAAKKKSKGRAIHRELEDKGILVRWTGRGTLAEEMPDAYKDVSQVVDVVHGAGISRKVAKLRPIAVVKG; encoded by the coding sequence ATGACTATCACCTTAAAAAAAATAGACGAATACCGCTGGGAAGTCCCCAAAACCGGAAATATGCGCGTGCCGGGCAGGATTTTTGCCGCCGAAGCCATGCTGCGTGGGGCCGACCAGCAGGAACCCCTTAAACAGGTGGCCAATGTGGCCACGCTGCCCGGGATCCAGTCGGCTTCCCTGGCAATGCCGGACATTCACTGGGGCTACGGGTTTCCCATCGGGGGGGTTGCGGCCTTTGACTGGAATTCCGGGATTATTTCCCCCGGCGGGGTGGGGTATGACATCAACTGCGGCGTCCGTTTGGCGACAACGTCTCTGGAAGAAAAAGACGCCCGGCCGAAACTTGAAAGCCTTGTCACCGCACTGTATCAAAACATTCCCGCGGGAATCGGTTCAACCGGATCGGTTAAGCTGTCAACAGCGGAAGAAAAAAAAGTGCTTAAAGAGGGCAGCCGCTGGGCGGTCCGCCAGGGTTTCGGCGATCCCGCCGACATTGACCGCACCGAGGATGGGGGCTGTCTGGCCTTTGCCCAGCCGGAGGTCGTCAGCGATAGAGCCCTGGAAAGAGGCAAAAAGCAGCTCGGCACCCTCGGCGCCGGCAATCATTTTGTTGAAGTCGGGGTCGTGGATACGATTTACGATCAAAACGTCGCCCAGGTCTTCGGGCTCTTTGAGGGACAGGTCACCCTCATGCTGCACTCGGGTTCCCGGGGGCTGGGATATCAGGTTTGCGACGACTTTCTGGCTTCCATGACCAAGCAGGTGGCCAAACTGGGGTATGACCTCCCGGATCGCCAGCTTGCCTGCGCCCCCATTCAGTCGGAAGCCGGCCGGCGCTATTTCGGGGCCATGGCCTGCGCCGCCAACTATGCCTGGGCCAACCGCCAGATTCTGCTGCACCATTCCCGCGAAGTGTTCGCGCGGGTCTTTGGAATCGGCCCCCGGGACCTGCGGATGAACCTGCTGTATGATGTCTGCCATAATATCGCCAAAAAAGAAGCGCATGTGGTGGACGGCAGCCCGGTAACCGTCTGCGTCCACCGCAAAGGCGCCACCCGCGCGTTCCCCCCCGGCCATCCCGCCCTTTGCGAGGAATACCGGCCGGTGGGCCAGCCGATCCTTATCCCCGGCGATATGGGCACCGCCTCTTATATTCTGGTGGGAACCCAAAAGGCCATGCAGGAAACGTTCGGTTCAACCTGCCACGGCGCCGGAAGGGTCTTAAGCCGCACCGCCGCCAAAAAGAAAAGTAAAGGCCGCGCCATCCACCGCGAACTGGAAGACAAGGGAATTCTCGTTCGCTGGACCGGCCGTGGGACCCTGGCCGAAGAGATGCCCGATGCCTACAAGGATGTGTCCCAGGTGGTCGATGTGGTCCACGGCGCCGGCATATCCAGAAAAGTGGCCAAGCTTAGGCCGATAGCCGTTGTTAAAGGCTAA
- a CDS encoding alpha/beta hydrolase, with translation MNCRFISGVILGAGLLLFQGCFNSAFYYPNQVQIETPAHYQLKFEEVFFNSRDGTRLNGWFVPAKGEALGTVVHFHGNHGNQTYSFKQVHWLPAKGFNVFTFDYRGYGRSEGKPSKRGVYEDSVSAIAYILNKPGIDHDNVFIFGQSLGGANAIAAVAKNEFPQIRAVVIEGAFDSYRTEARERMEATTREKIGNVPCLSLQIWPVSFLAVTDAYRPGEYIHQISPIPVLLIHCLQDATVYYQHSERMYEAAKEPKQLWLINGCRHVAVFTDAQPDSSHRQKLVRFFMDHRKGGASPAN, from the coding sequence ATGAATTGTCGTTTTATATCCGGGGTGATTTTGGGAGCGGGCCTGCTTCTGTTTCAAGGCTGCTTTAACAGCGCTTTTTATTATCCCAACCAGGTTCAGATTGAAACACCGGCGCACTATCAGCTGAAGTTTGAAGAGGTGTTTTTCAACAGCAGAGACGGGACCAGACTCAATGGGTGGTTTGTGCCGGCGAAAGGTGAGGCGTTGGGGACCGTGGTCCATTTTCATGGAAACCACGGAAATCAGACCTATTCCTTCAAGCAGGTCCACTGGCTTCCGGCAAAAGGATTCAATGTGTTTACCTTTGATTACCGCGGGTATGGCCGGTCCGAGGGCAAGCCTTCAAAACGCGGGGTTTACGAGGATTCGGTCTCTGCGATCGCCTACATATTGAATAAACCGGGGATCGATCACGACAATGTATTTATTTTCGGCCAGAGTCTTGGCGGGGCCAATGCGATTGCGGCCGTGGCAAAAAACGAATTTCCACAAATTCGCGCCGTAGTCATTGAAGGGGCCTTTGATTCTTACCGGACCGAAGCCCGGGAAAGGATGGAAGCGACTACTCGGGAAAAGATCGGCAATGTTCCCTGCCTGTCGCTGCAGATATGGCCGGTTTCTTTTTTGGCCGTTACCGACGCCTACCGTCCGGGGGAATACATCCACCAGATTTCACCGATTCCGGTCCTGCTGATCCATTGCCTACAGGATGCAACTGTTTACTATCAGCACAGCGAGCGGATGTATGAAGCGGCAAAGGAGCCCAAACAGCTCTGGCTGATTAACGGGTGCCGCCATGTAGCGGTATTTACCGATGCGCAACCCGATTCAAGCCACCGGCAGAAGCTGGTGCGGTTTTTTATGGATCATCGTAAAGGAGGCGCATCGCCGGCAAACTGA
- a CDS encoding thioesterase family protein, which translates to MSKAQNRRCEVVLKVPFHDLDPLQMVWHGNYLKYFDIARSALFVQGGVDLFDYFKTTQYLFPLTKTSTKYIASLRYLDEFKVIATVVEAQYKIVMDFEIRLIKNNQICARGRSEQVAVRHPDMEIMFEIPGDIRAALGF; encoded by the coding sequence ATGAGCAAAGCGCAAAATAGACGTTGTGAAGTTGTCCTCAAGGTTCCATTCCATGACCTGGACCCCCTCCAGATGGTTTGGCATGGCAATTATTTGAAATATTTTGATATTGCCCGGTCGGCGCTTTTTGTTCAGGGCGGGGTGGACCTCTTTGATTATTTTAAAACGACGCAGTATCTTTTTCCCCTCACCAAGACCTCGACAAAGTATATCGCGTCCTTGCGGTATCTGGATGAGTTTAAAGTTATCGCAACGGTTGTTGAGGCCCAGTATAAAATTGTCATGGATTTTGAAATCCGGCTGATTAAAAACAACCAGATTTGCGCCAGGGGCAGGAGTGAACAGGTTGCGGTGAGACATCCCGATATGGAAATCATGTTTGAAATACCCGGGGATATTCGTGCGGCCCTGGGGTTTTAG
- a CDS encoding putative toxin-antitoxin system toxin component, PIN family produces the protein MKIIIDTNVTISGLLWGGAPNQILKLCRNGIIRILECDETLNEVKNVLKHPKFSNRFSSLGTTPAEAFSYFMNLISYIPSPESTPDIIQQDPFDNIFLGLASENNASLIVSGDSHLLEHESYKGIQIVTPSTAMSVIASFL, from the coding sequence TTGAAAATCATCATCGACACGAATGTGACGATTTCCGGCTTGCTGTGGGGGGGAGCCCCTAATCAAATCTTAAAATTATGCAGAAACGGCATTATCCGTATTCTTGAATGCGACGAGACACTGAATGAAGTTAAGAATGTCCTGAAACATCCAAAGTTTTCAAATAGGTTTTCTTCGTTGGGAACAACCCCTGCCGAAGCTTTTTCCTATTTCATGAATCTTATATCCTATATTCCCTCACCTGAATCCACACCGGACATTATCCAACAAGATCCTTTCGATAATATCTTCCTGGGACTTGCATCGGAAAACAACGCGTCCCTCATTGTTTCAGGAGATAGCCATTTGCTTGAGCATGAAAGCTATAAGGGCATCCAGATAGTGACCCCCAGTACAGCGATGAGCGTGATAGCAAGTTTTTTATAA